The genomic window TGTTAGCGGCACTGCGGAAGGCAGAGCCTAATAAGCTTTCTTATGCGTTTAAGCGTTTGTTTTTCCTGTTTTTACAGTACAGGTAATCGCCCAAGAGTTCGTCAGCCCATTACAATAAGCGACTACTCATCAATCAAGTCTCTACGAGTTACTTTACCTGATTTGAATTGTTCAATTGAGCGATTCAAATGCTCTGCATTCGCCGGTGAGCGCAGTAAGTGCACGGTTTCCATCAGGCTGTTGTAGTAGTCTAGCGACATTACAACAGCATCTTCTGAATCACGGCGAGTAATCACCACTGTATCCGCGTCATCAACAACAGAATCTAATACCGCTTTCAAACTGTTTCTTGCTTGTGTAAAAGACACAATTCTCATAACCCCTCCATATGTACGCTGTACAGGGCAAGTGTCGCCTCAAATTATAACTGTACGAAATGAGGAACATCTCAGTTATGACAACTGATGCTTGCAGGATACGCGCCCTTGGGATGACGGGGCCGAGGCAACAATGCTTTGCTGCTCCCGCCCGCATCAACCCGGTTCTCTCTCACCCGCAAGCTGGCCTACACCGACATCACCCAAGCCAGGCGAGCTGAATGCAGCAGTGACAGGGGAAGTGATCAGGCTGAGCGGGGTGACAGGCCCCTGCCCATTCAGGCCTTTTTGACAAACTCGGCGGTGACCATCATGTCGCCCGCACCATCGACCTTGCAGTCGAGCTGGTGATCCTTGGCCTCTTTCATCCGCTTGATAACCGCCTTGGTGCCAATCTTGAGCACCATCGAGGTGCCTTTGACTTTTATGTCCTTGATCAGGGTGACCTTGTCGCCCTCGGCGAGCGGGGTGCCGTTGGCGTCTTTTACGTTGACGCTGTCGTCCTCTTCCACGTCAGTAGGGTTCCATTCGTGGCCGCATTCCGGGCAGATCATCAGGCTTTGATCCTGGTAGACAAAGTCAGACTGGCAGTTGGAGCAAGGTGGGCAGGACATAAATCAAGGTTTCCGTGAGTGAATAAACCAGCCATGATACTGGGCCTTGGCGTGCATGGCGAATGGCTGTAGCACCACTGCAGGTGAGAAAGACGGCGTATTTGCTCTGGATGAGCAAAATCGATATCCGTCAGCATCGCTAAATCACTGTCTATCGGCTAACGCGTGAACATAACATCCAGACGATCGGCAAAAAGGACGTCACGCATCCACTGTTGCAGTTGTTCGTGATCAGCTTGCATCAGTTGGGTTTCTACCCAGTCGGGCACCTCGCCAAACTTTAAGCCAAGCTGGGTGCGCAGCACATCGCGTGCTTCTGCCAGACGGCCTTTTTGAAGTCCATAACGCTCACCTTCCTGGCGGCCTTTTTGTATACCCACCTGCTCACCTTCCTGTCGCCCTTCCTGTCGCCCTTCCTGTCGCCCTTCCTGTCGCCCTTCCAAACGCTCTTTTTTGACCAGGTTCTCTAAATTCTCTGCCAACATGTCTTTATCCTCCATCAGGCTGTCAAGCTGTGCCAGGTTCACCTCGGTGCCTAGCCAGGCCAGGTGCCGTTTAAGCCAGCGGGTGATGATTTTATCAATACGCTGTTTATCCGGGTCGGCCTGTAGAATCGCCACCACCCGATCCACGGCGGCTAGTTGCTGGACAAACTCTGGGTGGCTGAAGAGTTCCTTGTAGCCGGTATCGTGGTGGTGGCTTGGCATGGCGATTCCCTGCTCCCTGCTGGGTAATGGGTATTAGCCTAGCATAGTGTTGAGAGACGACCAGTACTGGGGGATTTGGTTATGCAGGGACAATCCTTTTTTGACAGCTGGGGAACGTCTACAGCCATTCATCCGAGACCCGGCACCTAAAAAAGACAAAGGCGCCGTTGCAGGCGCCTTTGGTTATGCATTGTCTGGCAGGGCTTCTATTGGCCCAAATACTCCTTGACCTTTTCAATCAAGTCTTCCACTGATAAACCAAAATTTTCCAGCATGGAAAGGTCGAAACCATGCTCCTCAAGCAGCGAAGTTACGCTTTCGGCGTCCATTTCTGTCAACGCTGAAAGATTGATGCCGCTTTCGCTGATTTTTGAAATCAGGTCGTCTGTTCCGCCAAACGACTCTGCAGCTTCTGAGGCCTTTCCACCCAAGGCGTCTTTGGCCTTGTTAATCAGATCACCAAATCCCATAACCTTCCCCTTTTCTGAATATTAAAAGCTGATTGAACCAATAGCAGTGTGCCAGTCAGGCTGACGGAGTAAAAGAAGCCTCAGGCGCTGTACACCAAGAAAGTGTAAACATGGGCTTAATGATCCGCTCGTCAGATGCTTAAGGCCTTCTTTTCTGAGGGTTAGATGATCCTGAAACATTACTATGAACAATCATTTATAAAGCAGGATTGCTTGCCTATTACCTATCAGGAAGACGGCTCGGCACCGCTATAACTCACCAGATCATCGACCTTTAGAAGCCCAAGCTCAAGGCCGATGGTATAGAAGCTGGTAACGGAAAACGGGTGAATCTCGCGGGCGGTATGCGCCACAGTAATGCCGCCGCATAGCTGATGACAGGCAGCTTTGGTGACTTCCTGCAGCAGGGCGAAATCACGAAAGTAGCTTTTAAGTGGGGCCTTGCCCATGGCACTGCGCTGGTGGTTTTTCTCACTAATGGCGCGGTCCACCCGGGCCTCGAGGCGCTGCAGAGTATCAGGCTGGTGGTGGTTCAGAACCTCGGTGAGCTGGGAATAGCGAACTTCCAGAATCACGTTGTTTCTGTCGGCATTGGGCGCGTGGTAGTCCGCTATCACTTCATCCAGGCAGACAAGCCCGCGTGACGCGCTCAGCTCTGCAGCGACTAGCGGCGTAATGGCGGAGATACCCCGCTCTTCCAGCGGGTCACCCTGAATCACAATCAGCTTGGGCTTGTCGGTAGGCTTATTCTGCCAGTGCCTTCTCAGCCGCTGGGCAATGCTGGCGGCCACCGGTCGCGGGTCTCGGCTGTCAAAGCCGCCCATCCCTTCAATTACAACCGGGTGGTAGCGGCCGAGTGCCAAAAGGTGCTGCTGGTTCAATGCGATCAATCCTGTCGGTTGTCAGTGATGTCGGGCGGCGGCGCTGCTGTGCAGACGCTACTGGAGAATCTTACGGCACCAGCCATTGCCCTGCCCAGTCATCAGCGCGAGTGAACCGGGCTCGACGGTGATCTGGCCCCAGGTGCAGAGCGTCTATGGCCTGAATATCCAGGCGCAGCACGGCAAAGGCTGCCTGATCCGGGGTTTTGCTATAGGCCAGCGAATCGGCAATCGGCGTTCCCGGCGCTGAGTCGCTGCTGTAGGCAAGGCGCGAATGCTCAGGCAGTTGCTGCCATGTTTCGCTGACGTCGTCGCCGGTCAGCAGGGTGACGCTGGCGTCAATCCGCGTCTGAAGATGGGCCGAGGCATCCCAGACGTGCAGCGCTGCCAACGGCGAGGCGCGCAGCTCTTCCACCTTGGCGGAGTGCAGATCGGTATAAAGGGTCAACGTGGCTGCCGACTTGTCAGCACCGCGCAGTACCACGGTGCGGGCCTGCGGCACCCCTTGCGCGCTGACAGTGGCCAGTACAGGATGGCGTGCTGGGGCGTGACGGTCATGCACGCCCCGGATCAAACGCGCCCAGAGGTGTTCATAAAGCAGCGGTAGTGTTTCTGCCCAGGGGTGGGGGTTGTCCATGCAACAGTTCCTCGCTGAAAAATACTAGCTTAGCGCGCCACCCTATCACTTGATCAATCACTTTGCCCTTGAACAACCACTTCGCCCTTAATCAACCACTTCACACAGGATGCGGCAGGTGTGGAGACTGGCGGCCAGTTCGCGCACCAGGCCATGCACTTGGTCAACGGCGTCGTCCGGGCTGGCGGCGTGTTCAATACAATCCACCAGCGCCGAGCCGACCACAACGCCATCACTGTAGCGGCCAATAATGGCGGCCTGTTCGGCGGTGCGAATGCCAAAGCCAACCGCAATCGGGAGATCTGCCCTGGCGCGCAATTCACCCACCGCGTTTTCCAGCCGCTCAGGCGTGGGCGCATTACCACCGGTGACCCCCGCCACCGAGACATAGTAGATAAATCCGGAGGCATTCCCCAGCACCCTGGGCAGGCGCTTGGCATCGGT from Halomonas sp. CH40 includes these protein-coding regions:
- a CDS encoding type II toxin-antitoxin system prevent-host-death family antitoxin is translated as MRIVSFTQARNSLKAVLDSVVDDADTVVITRRDSEDAVVMSLDYYNSLMETVHLLRSPANAEHLNRSIEQFKSGKVTRRDLIDE
- a CDS encoding zinc ribbon domain-containing protein YjdM, which translates into the protein MSCPPCSNCQSDFVYQDQSLMICPECGHEWNPTDVEEDDSVNVKDANGTPLAEGDKVTLIKDIKVKGTSMVLKIGTKAVIKRMKEAKDHQLDCKVDGAGDMMVTAEFVKKA
- a CDS encoding pyridoxamine 5'-phosphate oxidase family protein, with translation MDNPHPWAETLPLLYEHLWARLIRGVHDRHAPARHPVLATVSAQGVPQARTVVLRGADKSAATLTLYTDLHSAKVEELRASPLAALHVWDASAHLQTRIDASVTLLTGDDVSETWQQLPEHSRLAYSSDSAPGTPIADSLAYSKTPDQAAFAVLRLDIQAIDALHLGPDHRRARFTRADDWAGQWLVP